A DNA window from Brassica napus cultivar Da-Ae chromosome C1, Da-Ae, whole genome shotgun sequence contains the following coding sequences:
- the LOC106387300 gene encoding U-box domain-containing protein 7 — translation MDLASTVPSSSSSSSVSSIDTSHDCDSPRGGDADHELLHASVSVSSSSSSASIQRILGLIRSEDPDSRLFAAREIRRLTKTSHRCRRHFSQAVEPLVSMLRLLDSPESHHEAALLALLNLAVKYEKNKVSIVEAGALEPIMNFLQSNSPTLQEYASASLLTLSASANNKPIIGANGVIPLLVKVIKHGSPQAKADAVMALSNLSTLSTNLTTIIATKPLSPILNLLKSSKKSSKTSEKCCSLIESLMVSNEEARTGLVSDEGGVLAVVEVLENGSLQAKEHAVGVLLTLCQSDRSKYREPILKEGVIPGLLELTVQGTSKSRTKAQRLLCLLRDSDSPRSEVQPDTIENIVSSLISHIDGDDQSGKAKKMLAEMVQVSMEKSLRHLQERASTLVRP, via the exons ATGGACCTCGCCTCCAccgtcccttcttcttcttcctcttcctccgtTTCATCAATCGACACGAGCCACGACTGCGACTCGCCGCGCGGCGGAGACGCAGATCACGAACTGCTCCACGCGTCGGTTTCTGtttcttcctcgtcgtcttcGGCCTCGATTCAGAGAATCCTCGGTTTGATCCGATCGGAGGATCCGGATTCGAGGCTGTTCGCAGCTAGAGAGATCCGTCGGCTGACGAAGACGTCGCATAGGTGCCGCCGACACTTTTCGCAGGCCGTCGAGCCGCTCGTTTCGATGCTGAGGTTGTTAGACTCGCCTGAATCGCACCACGAGGCGGCTCTGCTTGCTCTCCTTAACCTCGCCGTTAAATACGAGAA gaaCAAGGTGAGCATAGTTGAAGCAGGTGCTTTAGAGCCAATCATGAACTTCTTACAATCTAACAGCCCAACACTTCAAGAATACGCTTCTGCATCTCTCCTCACTCTCTCCGCATCCGCTAACAACAAACCCATCATCGGAGCTAACGGAGTGATTCCACTATTAGTCAAAGTCATTAAACACGGAAGCCCACAAGCTAAAGCTGATGCAGTCATGgcactctccaacctctctacACTCTCCACTAACCTAACAACGATCATAGCGACCAAACCACTCTCACCGATCCTGAACCTTCTAAAATCAAGTAAAAAATCGTCGAAAACATCTGAGAAATGCTGTTCCCTGATAGAATCCTTGATGGTTTCTAACGAGGAGGCGAGAACGGGTTTAGTCTCAGACGAAGGAGGTGTGTTGGCAGTGGTGGAAGTTCTTGAAAACGGGTCACTACAAGCTAAGGAGCACGCCGTTGGTGTGCTCTTAACACTGTGCCAAAGCGATAGGAGTAAATACAGAGAGCCGATTCTGAAAGAAGGTGTAATACCGGGACTGCTCGAGCTCACGGTTCAAGGGACATCGAAGTCTCGTACCAAAGCTCAGAGACTTCTCTGTTTACTAAGGGACTCGGATAGCCCGAGATCAGAGGTTCAACCGGATACAATAGAGAACATAGTGTCGAGCTTAATCTCTCATATAGATGGAGATGATCAGTCTGGTAAGGCGAAGAAGATGTTGGCTGAGATGGTGCAAGTTAGCATGGAGAAGAGCTTGAGACATTTGCAAGAACGTGCTTCCACTCTTGTCCGTCCCTAA
- the LOC106385385 gene encoding uncharacterized protein LOC106385385: MIPICVQCGTGGNPCRCKVVGPTLGLVAFLAAGVVEWPVGALVYIFKHAKGRRIMGHPATHVYPKVSRSIPI; this comes from the coding sequence ATGATTCCTATATGCGTGCAGTGCGGAACGGGAGGAAACCCATGTAGATGCAAAGTGGTCGGACCGACGTTAGGGCTTGTGGCGTTTTTAGCAGCCGGAGTGGTGGAGTGGCCGGTGGGAGCATTGGTTTATATCTTTAAACATGCCAAAGGTCGACGTATTATGGGTCATCCGGCTACCCACGTTTATCCCAAAGTCTCCCGTTCCATTCCCATATGA
- the LOC106385288 gene encoding bromodomain-containing protein DDB_G0280777: MEESNQQHQLLLQMQQQQQMQQRQQQLFLMQQLQRHQQQQQQQQAAMSRFPNAPGLIQNRPVNPAFHNPNVQQQQQRPMVMMMQPSQQQQQQEKKQMRPLNQMELQFAYQDAWRVCHPDYKRPFASLEDACERLLPYHVVADYEAEEDEMILHSDTTVSRSQQWDDNIAAKVGEFTETFEKQVQAFNAITQKRKEGELRSEERLIVEQLLLMEERKACSEVDREMKAHEARLRMAAMAQAGQGMGYNPLRGNAFGNYGEQQQQQGRYMDPDEMMMRMRGWVNSNNNNSINSQREEKEPEEDFLNDEETGQHGNWRGNGEFDLNTR; this comes from the exons ATGGAGGAATCGAACCAACAACACCAACTCTTGCTCCAAATGCAGCAGCAACAACAGATGCAGCAGCGTCAGCAACAGCTCTTCCTGATGCAGCAACTCCAGAGAcatcagcagcagcagcaacagcaACAGGCGGCCATGTCGAGGTTCCCCAACGCTCCGGGTTTAATCCAGAACCGACCCGTTAACCCGGCTTTTCATAACCCTAACGTTCAGCAGCAACAACAGCGAccgatggtgatgatgatgcaaCCCTCAcagcaacaacagcaacaaGAGAAGAAGCAGATGCGTCCGTTGAATCAAATGGAGTTACAGTTCGCTTACCAAGACGCGTGGCGTGTCTGCCATCCTGATTACAAGCGTCCTTTCGCTTCTCTCGAAGACGCTTGCGAAAG GTTGTTACCTTATCACGTTGTAGCAGACTACGAAGCAGAAGAAGACGAGATGATCCTCCATTCAGACACAACGGTGTCACGCAGTCAGCAATGGGACGACAACATTGCAGCCAAAGTGGGCGAGTTCACGGAGACGTTTGAGAAGCAAGTCCAAGCTTTCAACGCTATAACTCAAAAGAGGAAGGAGGGTGAGTTAAGGTCCGAGGAGAGGTTGATCGTTGAGCAGCTTTTGCTAATGGAGGAGAGGAAAGCATGTAGTGAGGTGGATAGAGAGATGAAGGCTCATGAGGCGAGGTTGAGGATGGCGGCTATGGCTCAAGCGGGACAAGGGATGGGTTATAACCCGTTGAGAGGTAATGCGTTTGGGAACTATGGagaacagcaacaacaacaggGACGGTACATGGACCCTGatgagatgatgatgaggatgcgTGGTTGGGtgaatagtaataataataatagtattaatagtcagagagaagagaaggagcCTGAAGAAGACTTCTTGAATGATGAAGAAACTGGTCAACATGGGAACTGGAGAGGGAATGGTGAATTTGATTTGAATACTCGGTAA
- the LOC106387295 gene encoding protease Do-like 7: MGDPLASLATETGIKSDLCLEIDPPPTETVATAEDWRRALGKVVPAVVVLRTTACRAFDTVSAGASYATGFIVDKRRGIILTNRHVVKPGPVVAEAMFVNREEIPIYPVYRDPVHDFGFFSYDPSAVQFLSYEEIPLAPEAASVGLEIRVVGNDSGEKVSILAGTLARLDRDAPQYKKDGYNDFNTFYMQAASGTKGGSSGSPVIDWQGRAVALNAGSKSSSASAFFLPLQRVVRALSFLQKSIDSCTDKPKAVHIPRGTLQMTFVHKGFDEIRRLGLRSETEQVVRHASPPGETGMLVVDSVVPNGPADKHLEPGDVLIRVNGTVLTQFLNLENLIDDGVGQIVELEIERGGQQITVSVSVQDLHSITPDHFLEVSGAVIHPLSYQQARNFRFPCGLAYVSDPGYMLFRAGVPRHAIIKKVANEDISCLADLISVLSKLSRGARVPLEYMSHTDRHRKKSVLVTIDRHEWYAPPQLYTRNDSSGLWDVKPAIEPAAVPPSIGNSGLPICQNTESMHEVVRGVTDTAATMEASSGDGSLNDLGSEAKKQRVEDDSSDGTVANGSLHGSELKSDDAMATDNSVLRDYESAAALSANASLAERAIEPALVMFEVHVPPSCSLDGVHSQHFFGTGIIIYHSSNMGLAVVDKNTVAISASDVMLSFAAFPVEIPGEVVFLHPVHNYALIAYNPSAMGPASASVIRAAELLPEPALQRGDSVYLVGLSRNLQATSRKSIVTNPCAALNIGSADSPRYRATNMEVIELDTDFGSSFSGALTDEQGRIRAIWGSFSTQVKYSSTSSEDHQFVRGIPIYAISQVLEKIITGGNGPELLINGVKRPMPLVRILEVELYSTLLSKARSFGLSDEWIQILVKKDPVRRQVLRVKGCLAGSKAENLLEQGDMVLAVNKMPVTCYNDIEAACRTLDTGSHSDENLNLTILRQGREMELVVGTDKRDGNGTTRAINWCGCVVQDPHSAVRALGFLPEEGHGVYVTRWCHGSPAHRYGLYALQWIVEVNGKKTPDLNAFADATKELEHGQFVRIRTVHLNGKPRVLTLKQDLHYWPTWELRFDPETALWRRNILKALK; encoded by the exons ATGGGAGATCCGTTGGCATCACTCGCGACGGAGACCGGCATCAAATCGGATTTGTGCTTAGAGATCGATCCTCCGCCGACCGAAACCGTCGCCACCGCCGAAGACTGGCGTCGCGCTCTCGGCAAAGTGGTTCCCGCCGTCGTGGTGCTCCGGACGACGGCGTGTCGCGCCTTCGACACCGTATCGGCGGGCGCTAGCTACGCTACTGGGTTTATCGTTGATAAGAGGCGTGGGATCATCCTCACCAATCGCCACGTGGTGAAGCCAG GCCCAGTAGTTGCGGAGGCAATGTTTGTAAACCGCGAAGAGATCCCAATCTATCCTGTATATAGGGATCCG GTCCACGACTTTGGCTTCTTTTCGTATGATCCCAGTGCAGTACAGTTTCTGAGTTATGAGGAAATTCCCCTTGCTCCAGAGGCTGCTTCTGTTGGACTGGAGATTAGGGTTGTTGGCAATGATAGCGGAGAGAAG GTTTCTATACTGGCTGGTACTCTTGCTCGGTTGGATAGGGATGCTCCACAGTATAAGAA AGATGGTTACAACGACTTCAACACGTTTTATATGCAA GCAGCGTCAGGTACTAAAGGTGGATCAAGCGGTTCTCCTGTTATTGACTGGCAAGGCAGGGCGGTAGCTTTGAATGCTGGCAGCAAATCCTCAAGTGCATCAGCCTTCTTCCTACCACTTCAACGA GTTGTCAGGGCGTTAAGTTTCCTGCAGAAAAGTATCGACTCGTGCACAGATAAGCCAAAAGCAGTTCATATTCCTCGTGGTACGCTTCAG ATGACATTTGTTCACAAAGGCTTCGATGAGATACGTCGACTTGGTCTCAGGAGCGAAACTGAACAG GTGGTTCGGCATGCATCTCCACCTGGGGAAACTGGAATGCTTGTTGTTGATTCTGTA GTGCCAAATGGCCCTGCTGATAAACATTTAGAGCCGGGAGATGTTCTTATTCGCGTGAACGGCACA GTGCTTACGCAATTTCTGAATTTGGAGAATCTGATTGATGACGGTGTTGGCCAGATAGTTGAACTGGAAATTGAAAGGGGTGGACAGCAAATAACTGTTAGTGTATCG GTTCAGGATTTACACTCAATCACTCCAGATCACTTCCTGGAAGTAAGTGGTGCTGTAATTCATCCGTTGTCTTATCAGCAG GCTCGTAATTTTCGTTTTCCTTGTGGCCTGGCTTATGTCTCGGACCCTGG ATACATGCTATTTAGAGCTGGGGTCCCACGACATGCCATCATAAAGAAGGTTGCTAATGAAGATATTTCCTGTCTTGCGGATTTGATATCCGTTCTTTCGAAGCTCTCTAGGGGTGCTCGTGTCCCCTTGGAATATATGTCTCACACTGATCGTCATCGCAAGAAG TCTGTGTTAGTCACAATTGATCGTCATGAATGGTACGCTCCTCCACAGTTGTATACCCGTAATGACAGTTCTGGTTTATGGGATGTGAAACCTGCAATCGAACCTGCTGCTGTTCCACCATCTATTGGTAATAGTGGTTTGCCTATATGCCAAAATACAGAGTCCATGCATGAAGTCGTTCGTGGGGTTACTGATACTGCGGCTACTATGGAAGCCTCTAGTGGGGATGGTTCTCTGAATGATTTAGGCTCAGAAGCGAAGAAACAAAGAGTGGAAGATGATTCTTCAGATGGAACTGTTGCAAACGGTTCCTTACATGGGAGTGAATTGAAATCTGATGATGCAATGGCAACAGATAATTCGGTTTTAAGAGACTACGAAAGCGCAGCAGCACTGTCTGCTAATGCTTCTTTGGCTGAACGTGCTATTGAGCCGGCTCTTGTCATGTTTGAG GTTCATGTGCCACCATCGTGTAGTCTTGATGGTGTACATTCACAACATTTCTTTGGGACTGGCATTATTATTTACCATTCTTCAAACATGGGACTTGCTGTGGTGGACAAAAACACTGTTGCGATTTCTGCATCTGATGTCATGTTGTCCTTTGCTGCTTTTCCAGTCGAGATTCCTGGAGAG GTGGTATTTCTTCATCCTGTTCACAACTATGCTCTTATTGCCTACAATCCGTCAGCAATGGGTCCGGCCAGTGCTTCAGTTATTCGTGCAGCTGAGCTACTACCTG AACCTGCACTGCAACGTGGAGATTCAGTTTATCTTGTCGGATTGAGTAGGAACCTTCAAGCTACATCAAGAAAATCTATTGTTACCAATCCATGTGCAGCGTTAAACATTGGGTCTGCTGATTCTCCCCGCTACAGAGCTACTAATATGGAAGTTATCGAGCTTGATACAG ATTTTGGTAGCTCATTTTCAGGAGCACTGACTGATGAGCAGGGGAGGATTCGGGCCATTTGGGGAAGCTTTTCGACTCAG GTTAAATATAGTTCCACTTCGTCCGAAGACCATCAGTTTGTCAGAGGTATCCCAATATATGCGATCAGCCAAGTCCTCGAGAAAATCATAACTGGTGGAAATGGACCAGAACTTCTAATAAATGGTGTGAAAAGGCCAATGCCACTCGTTCGGATTCTGGAAGTTGAGTTGTATTCTACTTTGCTCTCAAAGGCCCGGAGTTTTGGTCTGAGCGATGAATGGATCCAA ATTCTAGTCAAGAAGGATCCTGTTAGACGACAAGTTCTGCGTGTTAAAGGTTGCTTGGCAGGATCAAAAGCTGAAAATCTTCTAGAACAAGGCGACATGGTTTTGGCAGTCAATAAAATGCCAGTTACATGCTACAATGACATTGAAGCCGCTTGCCGAACATTGGATACTGGTAGCCACAGCGATGAGAATCTCAATCTAACAATCCTTCGACAG GGTCGAGAAATGGAGCTCGTAGTTGGAACTGACAAAAGAGATGGAAACGGAACTACAAGAGCGATAAACTGGTGTGGTTGCGTTGTTCAAGATCCTCATTCTGCGGTTCGCGCTCTTGGGTTTCTTCCTGAGGAAGGTCATGGTGTCTATGTCACCAG ATGGTGTCATGGGAGTCCGGCACACCGATATGGCCTGTATGCACTTCAGTGGATTGTGGAAGTTAACGGGAAGAAGACTCCTGATCTAAACGCATTTGCAGATGCTACTAAG GAGCTAGAACACGGGCAATTTGTGCGTATAAGGACTGTTCATCTAAACGGCAAGCCACGAGTGTTGACTCTGAAACAAGATCTTCATTATTGGCCAACTTGGGAGCTGAGGTTCGACCCAGAGACTGCTCTTTGGCGTAGAAACATATTGAAAGCCTTGAAGTAA
- the LOC106387555 gene encoding non-specific phospholipase C4, whose amino-acid sequence MAQTTLGSGSYPIKTIVVLVQENRSFDHMLGWFKELNQEIDGVTKSDPKSNPVSSSDPNSLHVVFGDQSQYVDPDPGHSIQDIYEQVFGKPWDASHPDPNPGPATMSGFAQNAERNKTGMSSAVMNGFKPDALAVYKELVQNFAICDRWFASVPASTQPNRLFVHSGTSHGASSNDRKLLIEGFPQKTIFESLDEAGFSFGIYHQFPPATLFYRNLRKLKYLTHFHQYGLQFKKDCKEGKLPNYVVVEQRWFDLLLTPANDDHPSHDVSEGQKLVKEVYEALRSSPQWNEILFIITYDEHGGFYDHVPTPVEGVPNPDGLLGPEPYNFEFNRLGVRVPTFFISPWIEPGTVLHVPNGPYPRSQYEHSSIPATVKKIFNLKDFLTKRDSWAGTFESVITRDSPRQDCPATLSIPVKLRATVAEESAQLSEIQEDLVIMAAGLRGDYKNEELMHKLCKETCVADASKYVINAFDKFLEEARKARERGCDENEIVYCMDDDNDDDDDHAEMPSSSQSEAPHAGPKPKTQRSFFNKLFSCFASHD is encoded by the exons ATGGCACAGACGACTTTAGGCTCAGGATCATATCCAATCAAAACCATCGTCGTGTTGGTTCAAGAAAATCGTTCTTTCGACCATATGCTCGGTTGGTTCAAAGAGCTAAAccaagaaatcgacggtgtcaCGAAGTCAGACCCGAAATCTAACCCGGTTTCCTCCTCTGACCCAAACTCTCTCCATGTCGTCTTTGGTGATCAGTCTCAATACGTTGACCCAGATCCAGGTCACTCCATTCAGGATATCTACGAACAAGTGTTCGGTAAGCCATGGGATGCAAGTCACCCGGACCCAAACCCGGGTCCAGCTACCATGTCTGGGTTCGCTCAAAACGCCGAGCGAAACAAGACCGGGATGTCATCTGCTGTTATGAACGGATTTAAACCGGACGCTTTGGCGGTTTACAAAGAGTTGGTTCAAAACTTTGCCATATGTGATAG GTGGTTTGCGTCGGTCCCGGCGTCGACCCAGCCAAACCGACTGTTTGTACACTCGGGAACATCACATGGAGCATCGAGCAACGATAGGAAACTACTAATCGAAGGGTTTCCACAAAAGACGATATTCGAGTCGCTGGATGAAGCTGGTTTTAGCTTTGGCATTTATCACCAATTCCCTCCTGCTACTCTCTTCTATAG aAATCTGAGAAAACTTAAGTATTTGACACATTTTCACCAATACGGATTACAATTCAAGAAAGATTGCAAAGAAGGGAAGTTACCGAACTATGTTGTGGTCGAACAACGTTGGTTCGATCTATTGTTAACTCCAGCCAACGACGATCATCCATCTCACGATGTTTCCGAAGGTCAAAAGCTAGTGAAAGAGGTCTACGAGGCCTTGAGATCGAGCCCACAGTGGAACGAGATTTTATTCATTATAACATATGACGAGCACGGTGGGTTTTACGACCATGTCCCTACTCCGGTCGAAGGAGTTCCTAACCCGGACGGTTTGTTAGGACCTGAACCGTATAACTTTGAATTTAACCGGCTTGGCGTTAGGGTTCCGACTTTCTTCATCTCTCCTTGGATTGAGCCTGGAACAG TTCTTCATGTTCCGAATGGACCGTACCCTAGGTCACAATATGAGCACTCATCAATTCCTGCAACGGTCAAGAAAATTTTCAACCTCAAAGATTTCTTGACAAAGAGAGATTCATGGGCTGGCACTTTTGAATCTGTTATTACAAGAGATTCACCAAGACAAGATTGCCCTG CAACACTGTCGATTCCGGTTAAACTGAGAGCGACGGTGGCAGAAGAAAGTGCACAGTTAAGTGAAATCCAAGAGGACCTCGTCATCATGGCTGCGGGATTAAGAGGAGACTACAAAAACGAAGAATTAATGCACAAGCTTTGCAAAGAAACTTGCGTTGCAGACGCTTCCAAATACGTTATAAACGCGTTTGATAAATTTCTAGAAGAGGCTAGAAAGGCAAGAGAAAGAGGATGTGATGAAAACGAGATCGTTTACTGCAtggatgatgataatgatgatgatgatgatcatgcTGAAATGCCATCATCATCACAATCAGAAGCACCGCATGCTGGTCCTAAGCCGAAAACTCAAAGGTCTTTTTTCAACAAGCTGTTCTCTTGCTTTGCTAGTCATGATTGA
- the LOC111210731 gene encoding polcalcin Bra n 2-like — protein MADATEKAEHDRVFKKFDANGDGTISSTELGDALKNLGSVTHDDIKRMMAEIDTDGDGFISYQEFSDFAKANRGLMKDVAKIF, from the coding sequence ATGGCGGACGCAACAGAAAAAGCTGAGCACGACCGTGTTTTCAAGAAGTTTGATGCTAATGGAGATGGAACTATCTCTTCCACCGAGCTTGGAGATGCTCTCAAGAACCTTGGCTCGGTCACGCACGATGACATCAAGCGTATGATGGCTGAGATCGATACCGATGGTGATGGATTCATATCGTACCAAGAGTTTTCTGATTTCGCAAAGGCTAACCGTGGTCTCATGAAAGATGTAGCCAAGATTTTCTAa
- the LOC106432866 gene encoding mitochondrial inner membrane protease ATP23-like, which translates to MEDAAAPNSGSDLNLGGKRGKSIEECEDMIQRSFRNPIVKFLMEQMEKSGCRVGDNFVKAVVCTGPVAGGFTKGRGITVCSNYLTIQDEVNQVVIHELIHAYDECRAKNLDWTNCAHHACSEIRAGHLSGDCHFKRELLRGFIKLRGHEQECIKRRVLKSLRGNPYCSEVAAKDAMEAVWDTCYNDTKPFDRAP; encoded by the exons ATGGAAGATGCCGCCGCTCCTAACTCAGGTTCCGATTTGAACCTCGGAGGAAAACGCGGTAAATCAATCGAAGAATGCGAAGACATGATTCAGCGAAGTTTCCGAA ATCCGATTGTGAAGTTTCTGATGGAGCAGATGGAGAAGTCTGGGTGCAGAGTTGGCGATAACTTCGTCAAGGCGGTTGTGTGTACTGGTCCTGTAGCTGGTGGCTTCACTAAAGGAAGAGGG ATCACTGTGTGCAGTAACTATCTGACTATTCAAGATGAAGTGAACCAAGTGGTTATACATGAGTTGATCCATGCTTATGACGAGTGCCGCGCCAAGAATCTGGATTGGACTAACTGTGCTCATCATGCTTGCAGCGAG ATACGTGCTGGCCATTTAAGCGGTGATTGCCATTTCAAGAGAGAACTTTTGAGGGGTTTCATTAAGTTAAGAGGGCATGAACAA GAATGTATAAAAAGAAGAGTGTTGAAATCGCTTCGTGGCAACCCGTATTGCTCTGAAGTAGCAGCCAAAGACGCCATGGAGGCAGTGTGGGATACTTGTTACAATGACACTAAGCCTTTTGACAGAGCTCCTTGA
- the LOC106386433 gene encoding uncharacterized metal-dependent hydrolase YabD isoform X1 — protein sequence MKLFDAHCHLQDKRVIDKAPELISAALAVGVTNFAVNGTSEKDWDLVKEMGEMYPSVIPCFGIHPWFIADRSPHWLNTLRMLFETTPTAAVGEIGLDKSPLAAGIDYSDQLAVFRPQLELAKELNKPVAVHCIDAFDDLLEIMRYMFIQRLKGKPIMFFVPYVASKFLDINICRSVGPFPAGVILHSFNGTAEVVPKLAELGAYFSLSGWFTYIDEKIAKNTLKSIPSDRFLLETDSPDGLPKSDESSEPTLNEPANIVAVLEYVSNLSNIKKEDLAELTYGNTVRLFSYPGSKLL from the exons ATGAAGTTGTTTGATGCTCACTGTCACCTTCAAGATAAGAGAGTCATCGACAAAGCCCCTGAGCTCATATCTGCTGCTTTAGCTGTTGGTGTTACCAATTTCGCAGTCAATGGAACCTCTGag AAAGATTGGGACTTGGTGAAAGAGATGGGAGAGATGTATCCTTCTGTGATTCCTTGCTTTGGAATTCATCCTTG gtttattGCAGATAGGAGCCCTCATTGGCTTAACACATTGAGGATGCTCTTTGAGACAACTCCTACGGCTGCTGTTGGGGAG ATTGGTTTGGACAAAAGTCCCTTAGCAGCAGGCATTGATTACTCAGACCAACTTGCCGTGTTTCGCCCTCAGCTTGAACTTGCCAAAGAACTGAACAAACCAGTAGCTGTTCATTGCATCGATGCATTCGATGATCTGCTCGAGATAATGAGGTATATGTTTATACAACGATTGAAGGGAAAACCCATTATGTTTTTTGTTCCGTATGTAGCATCTAAGTTCCTCGATATAAATATATGCAGATCCGTAGGGCCTTTTCCTGCTGGTGTGATTCTTCATTCATTCAATGGTACAGCTGAAGTTGTTCCTAAACTTGCTGAGCTTGGTGCATACTTCTCCTTATCAGGCTGGTTCACTTACATTGATGAGAAAATCGCAAAGAACACTTTGAAATCG ATTCCTTCCGATAGGTTCTTGTTAGAGACAGATTCTCCTGACGGGTTACCAAAATCAGATGAGAGCTCGGAGCCAACTCTCAATGAACCTGCAAACATTGTTGCT GTACTAGAATATGTTTCAAACCTGTCAAACATCAAGAAAGAAGACCTTGCGGAGTTAACGTATGGGAACACTGTAAGATTGTTTTCTTATCCAGGTTCTAAATTGCTTTAA
- the LOC106386433 gene encoding uncharacterized metal-dependent hydrolase YabD isoform X2, whose product MKLFDAHCHLQDKRVIDKAPELISAALAVGVTNFAVNGTSEKDWDLVKEMGEMYPSVIPCFGIHPWFIADRSPHWLNTLRMLFETTPTAAVGEIGLDKSPLAAGIDYSDQLAVFRPQLELAKELNKPVAVHCIDAFDDLLEIMRSVGPFPAGVILHSFNGTAEVVPKLAELGAYFSLSGWFTYIDEKIAKNTLKSIPSDRFLLETDSPDGLPKSDESSEPTLNEPANIVAVLEYVSNLSNIKKEDLAELTYGNTVRLFSYPGSKLL is encoded by the exons ATGAAGTTGTTTGATGCTCACTGTCACCTTCAAGATAAGAGAGTCATCGACAAAGCCCCTGAGCTCATATCTGCTGCTTTAGCTGTTGGTGTTACCAATTTCGCAGTCAATGGAACCTCTGag AAAGATTGGGACTTGGTGAAAGAGATGGGAGAGATGTATCCTTCTGTGATTCCTTGCTTTGGAATTCATCCTTG gtttattGCAGATAGGAGCCCTCATTGGCTTAACACATTGAGGATGCTCTTTGAGACAACTCCTACGGCTGCTGTTGGGGAG ATTGGTTTGGACAAAAGTCCCTTAGCAGCAGGCATTGATTACTCAGACCAACTTGCCGTGTTTCGCCCTCAGCTTGAACTTGCCAAAGAACTGAACAAACCAGTAGCTGTTCATTGCATCGATGCATTCGATGATCTGCTCGAGATAATGAG ATCCGTAGGGCCTTTTCCTGCTGGTGTGATTCTTCATTCATTCAATGGTACAGCTGAAGTTGTTCCTAAACTTGCTGAGCTTGGTGCATACTTCTCCTTATCAGGCTGGTTCACTTACATTGATGAGAAAATCGCAAAGAACACTTTGAAATCG ATTCCTTCCGATAGGTTCTTGTTAGAGACAGATTCTCCTGACGGGTTACCAAAATCAGATGAGAGCTCGGAGCCAACTCTCAATGAACCTGCAAACATTGTTGCT GTACTAGAATATGTTTCAAACCTGTCAAACATCAAGAAAGAAGACCTTGCGGAGTTAACGTATGGGAACACTGTAAGATTGTTTTCTTATCCAGGTTCTAAATTGCTTTAA